In Misgurnus anguillicaudatus chromosome 14, ASM2758022v2, whole genome shotgun sequence, the genomic window TAAGCAGTTTTCATTcaaattttagatatttgtttCATGCGTATTTccaatacaaaaatgtattcctTGTTTTTAGTGCATAGCTTTGTTTTGTCTACATGCAGCACTACAgcatttactgctgttgttaataaatatttcaagtttttgtttatgctttttgtttatcttttttattCAATCTTATAAACCCCTGAATCACTTTTATTATATCCATTGGAAGCTACTCTTATTTATGATTTACTAAACTGCATGTTTTCCATGCATCTAAATATGACAAGACGTGTAGTGATGCTGTATTCTTAATTTGGATGTTCAGTCTGTATTATTTTGAAAAGGTTAAGTAAACCAAGTAAATTTAGCATGCTAAAGCAACTTTAATTAACAACTTTACCAACACTTCAACTTAAACAACACTTCAACTTCAACAACAACATTGTGGgcagtgaaaatgctgagtgactagtaactttggaaaaccaCACTAACCACATGTGGCTGTTAAGCAAAAAAGTGAAAGTCAAGCCATGGTGCTATTTGTTGGAAAGTATATTTTTCTGAAGTTTAATTACACATTTATtacaaattaatgtattttataaaatgtaatgcCCCCCAATCACTCCTCTAAGTGCACAGTAGACGAATGTTAAACAGCCGTgcatcacattcaaacttgaaTCTCTTGagagtacttggacctgaatacaacacCACAAacatcacagcgccccctaatgtgtgctTCAGTTTCTTTATTTCACAGTCTGAAgttcatcatttgcaatgtttctagttgcatctttagtgatatTGCAACTCTTTACTATGTTTTGTCCAaagaaattgattttttttacaagagAGACCAATGGACACAAATTTATCTAGTTTTCTTTTTGCTAATTATTTTGCAAACTTGAGGTATGTTAAAAAGCAAACACTTGTAAGAGCGTAGCTGGTAATTGCCAGAACAAAGACAAAGAAGTGTACAGAGATAAGCTGGAAGTTTACAttgctttttaaataaaaatgtaccaGTGCTGTTTTCTATGTATAGCAAATGATGTCCAACCCACCATCTCATATAAAATGCCATGATGAGTACGGGACTTTGCATTTGTAAGAAAACATGGTATACCGAATCAAGGCATGTTAAAATTATAGAGGTTGCATGCATGTATAATATGTCACCATAATCAAACACAGTTGAAGCTTCTACAAGTTTCTTTTCGGTCTTTAAAGTaaagttagatttatttctAATATAAAAGCCAATCGATTAGAGTAGcaatatttacattaaataaaagctAATCATCCATCCAAATCCCCAAGTACTTTAAAAAGGTACTCTTTCAATAACTTTACcatcaaatgtaaaaatacTAAAATGATCAAGCTGTGCCTGAGCttttgaaaaaaacataaactttGTTTTCTCTGAATTTTAACTAACCAGAGCATCTTCCAATGAATGAAATGCAAACTGAAGCTCCTTCACTGCCTGTAGATGGAGCAAATGTATAAATAACAGTATCATTAgcataaaagtgttttttttcaattactgactaataacattttcattgccattaaagtgaaatgactCATAACAGCCCatatacaagaaaacatgtcggACACACTTGAGGGTTTTGTATCTGAACTTCTCACTGtgttaccctttcaaaaagtacaactTTTGACCTAAAGAGTTGcaattagtacctcaaagatataTATTAGTATCAACtaaatacatatctgtaccttaaTGGTGCATATCAGGAGCATTTTAAAGGGTACaatactgccccagtgacagcttgggtatattttgacattttttctgacagtgtacagttGCGTTTTTATTGATAAGGTTTTAACACTACAAATATCTTTTTGTAAGTAATTCAATACTGTATCATTATTACATAAGAGTCGTGTTAAAATAGTTTTAGATAAAATATAGACAATATATGTCATTGACCAGTAACATGTAGCCATATTAGTCTATAAACAGCTTTTATCTCATGTGTTTTTAAGATGATTTTAGTAACTGGGAGTTGACGCAGAACGGTGGAGACAAATGGATAGTTGAACCGATGACAGATAATGCAGTGGCTTCATACTTCTGCACCTCACATAAGTAAGAGAAAATTATTCAGCACTACAGGAATAGACAATATTAATAATGTGTGAATGTGAGTTTATGATCATACTCTGGTTCTAATTGTTCATTTCTGTACAATTTTCCAGGCTGTGTCTAAAAAAACAAGTGATCATTCTGCTGCAAAGCGGTTATGATGCAGAATATTTAGATTCTGCGCCTGAAGTGACTGTGAGTGACTGGTGAGTCTTTAGCATCTACTTCAGTATTGTCTTCATTTCATGTATAGAAGTTCATTTCTTTTGCATGTCTCTGTGTTTAGGTACGCCACTCGACATGACTGTGGGGGCGTTTATAGGCTTACTGTGTCACTGCTCAATGAAAATCGTGAGGTCATTGCTACATTTAAGCCGGCTGATGTGACTGTGCCCGCTGAAACCACTTGGACACAGGTAAAATGTGGACGGGTGAATTGTTTACAATAAAACCAAGTTTAGGAAAGAAATCAGGTCAactttaaaactaaactaaatacAAGAGATAAAgatcctcatttataaagtgtgcgtacgcacagattttaTCGTAAAGTGTGCACACGCAAAAATCCACGCCAAAGTCTGTGGGGTTCATGCATAGAAATTTTTCTATATTTTCTTATAC contains:
- the LOC141369521 gene encoding F-box only protein 2-like is translated as MAKNLLKNPYGDDDFSNWELTQNGGDKWIVEPMTDNAVASYFCTSHKLCLKKQVIILLQSGYDAEYLDSAPEVTVSDWYATRHDCGGVYRLTVSLLNENREVIATFKPADVTVPAETTWTQVTHTFTGYGPGLRFISFEHGGQDDKSWKGWYGIRVTGSSVTIAPKP